The Quercus lobata isolate SW786 chromosome 4, ValleyOak3.0 Primary Assembly, whole genome shotgun sequence genome segment TTGAAcatgattaaaattttaataaattgtaaCGGGTACAAAGGCAAGTACACAAATTCATTAAACAATATTTCCTCTCCCCCAATTTGAgggaataaaataattatttgagaAAGGTACTCAAAATACTCTGAAATCCTTTTccctcacttaaaaaaaaaatattcccaCATACCTGATTTTCACTGAAATCAATGGCATCAGACAGCATTACATGATTTACATCTACAGACACCGAAagcaacaaaaaacaaaaggactTTAATCCCTTCCTAGAATCCTCGAGTGCtagttttgagatgaaataaatGCATACTCAACAACGAAATAGTGATAGATAACCCAAGCAAAGGAAACTACAAAACACTTGACATATCCTCAAAcctagaaaaagagagaagctTACAAACGCTCTGTTAAATTcgtgaataaaataaaaatatacgtTCTGCTATGCTAAAAGGCAAATTTTCACTCTAAACATTTTCATTGTGAATCAATTGTTGTACTCTTGCATTTCATCTCGCTTGTTAGAGCCATTCATATAACAACATAGCATGAGATAATATGAGAACCATCACAAATGAACAGTGGAACAATTCAACACAAATAGTAACTTGCACCTCTGATGTCATGGCCTGTGCATCTTGAAGCCAAAAACTCTTGGAACATAGCTTTGAGACGCCTTTTGCGGCTTTAGGTGTCCATACGTCATTAAAAATAAGTGGGGAAACGTGGTTCCAAAATATGCTCCATCAATATCTTCATAAAGTCAAGGAAATTTTGTCAAAAAGATAACTTGCAAAAATTGGAACATCTCATACATTCAACCACAATTACTCAACACACATCAACAGTCTTTAGCACAAtgataaaaacaaagaagaactATTTAATGGAAATCACAATCACCCATTATCAGTCAACAATTCAAATGGAAACTCCAAGTGCACTACACAAAATGTCCAATACTATATCTCTAACCACCAATCATATATAGCTTAAGATTATTGGCACAAAAATGATTAGTTTTTGCAATTATACTGATTGAGGTGATTCAGATTTCATGTATACAGCTCTGGGCTTAGGGATCGCAAATGGTAAGCCTACTCTGAATCAACTTAAGCTAAAACATAAGTAGACTAAGAGCTTCTTCACTAGCCTAAAAAAACATATAGCTTAACTTGGAACTCCAGGTTTTAGGCTAATCAGCAAGGTAAGCAGCAAAGAATCAAATGTCAGTTAGAATAATTGTGGCTTTAGCACCAGTAGAGCCAGCAGCAGTATGGCAACATCCAGAGCAGAAAATGAGCTGATATGATTGTCCTGTCAGGCTTGGCTTGTTTTGATGCTTGCCTAGGCTCACTCATTTGTTAACACAAGTAAAGCTCAAATGAATTGTCCAaactcatttaataaaaaagccAAGCCACAGATCCCCCAATTCCATCTTTTAAGCTAACAAGCCTTGTTAAATTACATAAGAGCCCTCCTTTCTATGAATGTTCTCCCTGTTGGTCAAGAATTCCAAGGTTGTCTCCTGGACCCCAAAAGATATATGCGCATCAAGTAAATTTAAACTAAAGATTCACTGGTGAATAATTATAAAATGTTACTACTGATCCTTAggacataaatataaaatctatttttaggCACTAGATCAGCTTAACCACATGTAACATAGCAATAAagtgataatgatgatgagaacAAGAAATCACATGATATATAGCTTAATTTGTACTTCTATACATAACATACCGACCAATATATTTGAATTCAGGAGGTCACATGTCTAAACCATAAGAATTATTTATTAGCTTGTTACATACAATTTCATCCAGATGGAAACACCATAGCTCACTTTGCAGGAAGGTCAAAGTAAAAATCCCTCTTTCACACTTAAGttatataataacaaaatattaatcaatTGGGACATACCACATTTAGCAGAAGAAAAATCTATCAATGAGAATTCAATGTTCAGGCAGATGCAGGCAAAATGCAAacaaagtttcaaaacaagtaaaaacTAGTGCAATAAAAGGATACTGCCTTGGTACTTAGATCGCGGGTAATAGATATCTTCACATTTGGGGCAGTAGATTTTTACGGTGCTTGAGCGGGGAATGTCTGATTGGCCAACAGGGAGGCAGGGTTGTCCACAGCAGTAAACTCTGGGGCATCTtccaaaatcataatttttgtacttCTCTAACTGTAGTAGATTTAACTATGTTTTACTCAACCAGAAAcataagaaacaaataaagtataAATTGGCTCAGAAATTTACCATTGCGGCCATTCCCTTGCTGGTGAGTATGTACCGAACATGTATCAGACCATACAGCATCTCTGCTGCTGATTCAACCAATTCATTCTGCTCTTCAGTAAATATGTCACCTGCTGAAAACCATACCCATACCATTAAATAAGGCGAAATGGCAAGATCCTtcacataaacacacacacacacacttggAAGCAGAAATTAGGTCAGAATTTTACTATAACAAtaaaagatatttttaaaatcagtCATAGGTGTCACTTGAATTTGTTGAAATGGATATCAGGTAATAAAATGTAGATACAGAGGACAACTCATTGATATGCAAATTTCACTCAGAACCACCCACATTAATGCTTGGATGTACTTTACTAagtacttttttaaataaagacaCGGTTTGAGATGGAAGACATTATGATCTCAGTTTCTTACATGCTGTAGGCAATAGATCTTACCAAATTCCTACTTCCAAAACTCTAAACGACAAAATAGTTGAGATTGATAACTCCTtatcacaacaaaacaaaaataaagcttGTCGatatgctaaaatatttttattcattacaTCTAGAATCAGACCAAAAAATTATAGTAGTTTGCTAAACAACACCTTTTAAGCCTAGCAATCATAAATCAGAGAAATCCTTTTTGTATGACAAAAACATGCAGAGATAAAGTTAATcagatttgagatttttttttttttttcccgaaaCCATGAAACAATGCTTTGTATAATTAATGCAGTTTCCAAACAACACCATGACAtattagcaaaaacaaaaattatataaaatttatatcattTACTTCATACTTGTAGAGGTCACAAGAATAAGATGAGTGATCAAGAGTACATATTTGAGATTCTCATTTATAAGCACCAAGGACAAACCCTTGCTTCCTTATCACCCTCAAAGGGTCGATGGGCAACTTATCTATGTTGACAAAAGCTACAAGTATGAGGAGATAAAAACCCATTCGCTTGAAATTGTTTAGGAATTCAAGAATGcagaattatcaaattattgttGGCAAAAAGAGATAATTTCAAAATGCATAAACCTAAATACAATTTAGAACAGGACAGTTCTTACCATGAGAAGAGTCAACATCCAAAATCAGATCAAGTGCATAATCATAATAAGGAACTTGACTGCTCAAGCCACAAAGATTGAAATCATCTTGGATGTATTCATCATCAACTTCACAGAAAAATTCATTTCCTCGTAAATTGCAAAACCATGAAATCCACGATGTATCATCTCCATCAGAACCGCTAACATCCGATTCTTCACTGTCTGTTTCAGATTCCTCTGAAATTAATGCAAACAAGGTCATCATCAGCCAAAAAGGTGAAAATAcctattaaaaattttcaatcagaCTACTAAAATAGCTAAAATTCTTTATGTTTCTTCACATgatgtaacactttttttactctcaaaatgtaattaaaaagaATCCAACtacccacccccccaaaaagaggggggggggggggggggtaaagTACATTTCTTAGCTACCAGGGAACATCTAattattttcacttttattACAGGTTAGATCTAAGCAGAAGTACATGGaaaaaaaacccccaaaaatcCATACCTGAACATGAGCATCAAGGACACTTGAGCTTCATACTATATACTAAAACATCAGGATGATACTCTATTACGTGAATTATGATCAAGAGACAATAGAAAGCAATTCTATTTGTCAAACAAAGGCCAAAAGGTAGGATAAGGAACCTATTTTAATTAGGAAGTTATACATGCAGCCAATAGGAATTGAACCCAAGACCTCAACCTCAACCTTGCACTTAGAAGGGAGGAGGTAGGATGGGGAATTTCATCCCACTTGTTTGACAAATAGGATGGAAGACCATCCTCCTTAGTACAAAATGTATCTACAAGGGGCAGTGCTAATGCTAGATGACTCCCTTTACATTTAGTAAATTACTCATGCAGTTGGTCACCGGTGAGTCTTGATTCCACGAACTAACTTTTCACCTTGCTTTTAAATGCCACATAACCTTTTGTTATGATATCTATTCTTAACAATGATACAACCATCTTCCACTTGAATAGTCTGATCCAGTTCAACACTCCAGCAAGGTGTGGACACTAGCTTGACTTGCACCCCTCGTTGACATCTACACCCATCTGGCCTCTATCTTCACCAATGGCAATTGAAAGGGACAAAATTGAAAGATTAAGGCTGATAGGCTCACCGATGTCTACAACCACCTATCCTCTccattgtttgtttttattttcgtTTCAGTGTTTTGAAGACCGTTTTGTTTACTTATTGAAacaatgaagaggaagaagagaaaatgacTATTTGAGCCTTGTTGGATTCTTGCTGtgttcttgattttttgaatcttgattttgtttggttgttaaGAAAAATGTAGAAAGTGCAGGTAATCAAATTTATGTTTTGATCTACTGTCAGgttattgagaaaaatttaaaCTAAGTACAgttattgtaaaagaaaattttcttgtcCTTTTGTGTTGATCAGAAAAATTTCAAGAGTATTTATTTGGGGAAAATTGGaacccaacccaaaaacccaaactgATGACCAGCCCAATGCCTACTGCCCACGTGAAAGTGGGGTCCGCACGGTTTTGTCCAACCATAAGATGGAAGCAGGTGAGTGAGTTCTCCACCCGAAGGGATCAGGTTGCGTTGCATTTTGGCACCAAACCCGATCCGGATCGACCTATGTGCACCCCTCCATAAACAGTTACAACTGCATGAGATTCAATAGTTTCCTACTACACCTGATTGCATACTTTGTTAACAGCCTGAAACTTCCTTCACTTATAAGTTCTAACATGCATCACAGAATCCATATCCAAATTACATCATATTGAAATTGTGATACATCACTAAACAATGTACATACATACACTCACAGATTATATACATAGAGAGAAATCATAATGGTCTAATTCAATGCTGACACACTTCAATAAAATTATCTCGAAAACTTAACATATTTACAGGAGCACCCAGAAATTAACAAAGCATGAATGAGAAAATTTACATTATAcggaaaaacaaataaaatcctCCACCCAATTCCAGCTCAAGCATGTCACATTATTCTATCACTAAAATTCCACTATTGATAATCGGAgataaaaacttaaactttgCTAAATTAAGATCTCGTTTACACTAAATTTGCTTCTAAACAAACCATAATTCACACTAACATAATCACAAACACTAAACTTTAAACAAGCACCTACTTCaaagcacttttttttattaacccaaacccaatagaaagtttaaaaaacataaattaacaAAGCATGAATGAGAAAGTTTACATTATATGGAAAAACAACCGAAATCCTCAACCCAACTCCTGCTCAGGCGCTTAAGACACATGCTATTACATGTCACCGTATTCTATCACTAAAATTCCACTATCGATAATCGGGgataaaaactaaaactttCCTAAATTAAGATCTCATTTACACTAAATTTGCTTCTAAACAATCCATAATTCACACTAACATAATCATAAACActaaactttaaacaaatacctacttcaaagttcaaaccacTTTATTCAGCAAACTCAGATCCTACAACTCACATATTTTCTTCATCAATCACTTTCAGTCCTAAATCCCAATACCCCACTAGCCCACTACAAGCAATTTACTTCAGAATTCAGACAACACATaattagaaacaaaaacaacaaattaaCCCCAATTTACCAAGCAAAAGCTGAAACCAACAAAAATCAACAAACCCAGATCAAAAAAACATACACAGAGTTCAAAATTGTATACACATAAAATACATACCATCGGAGCACTTGTTCTTCGAAAGCGACGCGGAACGAGAATCGCGATGATCGAGCTGCTGATGCTGCTGAGATTTACCGGTGGAAGTGGAAGGCACAGAGATTCTCTCCTTGTCCTTACTACTACTATTGATTCCGCCGCCGACTCTCGAAGTGGACGGCGACGATTTCTCGAGGTGCTTATCGAGCGCGTCGTTGATGATTCGCTTTCGATCCAACGGTCCTCCTCCTCCGCCAGCTACCATTTCCGATCTCGACGATCCTCCACCTCCACCTACTCGATCTCTGTacataatttacaatttatacaaaaaaaaaaattccctctCCCGAAATATCaaagctttttgaaaaattgttgaaGCAGAAGCGGAAACCCTAGATTTTCTTCTTCAAGCTCCGAGTTTGTACATTTAGGGGTTGAAAATTGAAGCCTCGAATTTGTAGTGTTAGGGTTTTTGGGATCGGACAGCGACGttttggggagagagagagataagggGTTGAAAGAGTATGTACTTACGGATAAAGCTAGGGTTTGGAATTTgtgtgtaagagagagagagaattgggAGAGAGGGACACCGAGATGAGCTCCTTCTTTGGTTCCCCTGACCTCTTTTGTCTGCCTTTGTTTTGTTGTCCTTTTGCCTtgtgctgattttttttttttttttttttttttttttcccttacaagttttaacttttttaccaacaaaaaaaatcttcattttttttaatttaaaaaaattaattattttttatataataatttaataattgaggaggttgtaatttttttaatacaacataaaaattctactctaaagTCTAATTTAATCTAGAAGTGTATAATGGGAATGATATAATTTAAACAGTGaatatctaattttataatatatattagtttatatGGGGATTTTATTAAGAGCAGAGAGGTTAGGCCTAAAAAAACCGAAAATAACAATGAGAAAATTAATCTATTTTCATTCTTCCAAAAGACTCACAGAAAAATGGAAGAGATGAGTTGTAATTCCcaagttgaagaaaaagaagctcGATCAGGCTACACACTATAAGCaagtataatataataatttctaCTTGGGTTGGACCACACTTTCATTTTGCACAAAGAATACatcatttataattttgatCCTATGTGATGCAATTTTACTCCACAACATGCCCCACATGAATATAATTCTATAAAGTCAAATGAATGGGTCTTGAGTTAAGTTCACTTAAAAGCCTAATATGTCCAATTTTTCATTAATCCACCCATATTAGTCTTTTTACCCTAACTTTTCATGCTTTTCGGATCACAATCCTTTTCACTTCATGAAATGGGCTCATGgcttatatcttttttttttttttttttttttttttttttttttttgagaaaccagttCGTCCTTTTTATTAATCAACAAAGCATTTATCAGCAAGTACAAGTCTTTGCACATCACTAGGGATGTCATCCAACCAGAGGCGAGGGCAAGGGGAAAACTTTGCTGTCTTGGCCAGTCTATCCGCCACAGCATTCCCTTGACGTTTTACATGGATAAAAGATACTGAAGCAAAATTCAAAGCTAGACTTTTAACATCATCAATAATATGGCCAAAAGAGCTTAGACAGGGCGAGTCTGAATTGAGAGCCTTGGTAATTGTTTCGGAGTCACCTTCAAACACTACCTCTTCAAGTCCGAGCTGTATTGCATAAAGTACTGCTGATCTGCAAGCTAGAGCCTCCACTTCATCAACAGTCATGGGAAGACAACATCTGTCCGAGAGTGCACCTTGTATTGTTCCCCCTGAATTTCTAACTACCACACCGATCCCTGCTTGTTTGGTATCATGGAACAGAGCACCGTCATAGTTTACTTTGGACTGTGTACGTTGAGGTGGTGACCAATGAGTAGGTCCCACTGGGATTTGCTCTGGTATGGCAAGTTC includes the following:
- the LOC115986464 gene encoding putative casein kinase II subunit beta-4 isoform X3; this translates as MYRDRVGGGGGSSRSEMVAGGGGGPLDRKRIINDALDKHLEKSSPSTSRVGGGINSSSKDKERISVPSTSTGKSQQHQQLDHRDSRSASLSKNKCSDEESETDSEESDVSGSDGDDTSWISWFCNLRGNEFFCEVDDEYIQDDFNLCGLSSQVPYYDYALDLILDVDSSHAGDIFTEEQNELVESAAEMLYGLIHVRYILTSKGMAAMLEKYKNYDFGRCPRVYCCGQPCLPVGQSDIPRSSTVKIYCPKCEDIYYPRSKYQDIDGAYFGTTFPHLFLMTYGHLKPQKASQSYVPRVFGFKMHRP
- the LOC115986464 gene encoding putative casein kinase II subunit beta-4 isoform X2, coding for MYRDRVGGGGGSSRSEMVAGGGGGPLDRKRIINDALDKHLEKSSPSTSRVGGGINSSSKDKERISVPSTSTGKSQQHQQLDHRDSRSASLSKNKCSDEESETDSEESDVSGSDGDDTSWISWFCNLRGNEFFCEVDDEYIQDDFNLCGLSSQVPYYDYALDLILDVDSSHGDIFTEEQNELVESAAEMLYGLIHVRYILTSKGMAAMLEKYKNYDFGRCPRVYCCGQPCLPVGQSDIPRSSTVKIYCPKCEDIYYPRSKYQGNIDGAYFGTTFPHLFLMTYGHLKPQKASQSYVPRVFGFKMHRP
- the LOC115986464 gene encoding putative casein kinase II subunit beta-4 isoform X4, producing MYRDRVGGGGGSSRSEMVAGGGGGPLDRKRIINDALDKHLEKSSPSTSRVGGGINSSSKDKERISVPSTSTGKSQQHQQLDHRDSRSASLSKNKCSDEESETDSEESDVSGSDGDDTSWISWFCNLRGNEFFCEVDDEYIQDDFNLCGLSSQVPYYDYALDLILDVDSSHGDIFTEEQNELVESAAEMLYGLIHVRYILTSKGMAAMLEKYKNYDFGRCPRVYCCGQPCLPVGQSDIPRSSTVKIYCPKCEDIYYPRSKYQDIDGAYFGTTFPHLFLMTYGHLKPQKASQSYVPRVFGFKMHRP
- the LOC115986464 gene encoding putative casein kinase II subunit beta-4 isoform X1 produces the protein MYRDRVGGGGGSSRSEMVAGGGGGPLDRKRIINDALDKHLEKSSPSTSRVGGGINSSSKDKERISVPSTSTGKSQQHQQLDHRDSRSASLSKNKCSDEESETDSEESDVSGSDGDDTSWISWFCNLRGNEFFCEVDDEYIQDDFNLCGLSSQVPYYDYALDLILDVDSSHAGDIFTEEQNELVESAAEMLYGLIHVRYILTSKGMAAMLEKYKNYDFGRCPRVYCCGQPCLPVGQSDIPRSSTVKIYCPKCEDIYYPRSKYQGNIDGAYFGTTFPHLFLMTYGHLKPQKASQSYVPRVFGFKMHRP